One Ranitomeya imitator isolate aRanImi1 chromosome 1, aRanImi1.pri, whole genome shotgun sequence DNA window includes the following coding sequences:
- the GPRIN3 gene encoding G protein-regulated inducer of neurite outgrowth 3, with protein MGTVPDPSGSNKSSPTAKEEECPSVSQEDALQLKRTMSNNNGNVGQIAGICTSDLNCKVSVESPGNENIYELEEQQTNKTLSSFRTCTQSDTLPPLDSKSIESQAINETSQDAATTNSAIQLQSSIVSSIPEHSTMPTEKPVTEESHLPKDVTVVQTGENQVVSSNTSTQMSEMSKNVDSEILDSDKNGHIPSPSQETVTENRQTEASLISDPVENEAKMNDHDNDPLAVQDLQFSRTEEHVNTNGNHNTQDLQLVCKFKEMGTMTSQLESWSKQDAEVQAVANVENKSVSTSPSIFSAFLKSSSPGLKERQEQVCIIYQGNPGNPQMDRASFALHSQLSQNHLAQKVRFQPPDAMGSQPLQMHTKSPPDMIRSPFQRPELARNSQVLYRGELDGQGLCLRENHPKPQMQKANASPILMNVKPVYQINIENSNQPKACQMTKDKFNEQPQFRAAHDLGSKARLHHLSGTENIQLHNIRQDNEQTDTLNVPGEGSSDRKPFHFKITNEQGSTQAIITTDIKKPKKEERPTPLNIEVEVNSSIGATGGHVEEILEVLVRKDQDEGEHAKTSSSLSVQTRPATDQSAVQLTPRLRKAREEKKEPVLVTLPTSEPPKSVGKKSSPSSSGEAKSQAKQPSKSVKDVVWDEQGMTWEVYGASNDPEALGIAIQNHLQRQIREHEKMIREKLKQNRKSICSDSSGKKHRRRQHRVFQSILKNFRRPNCCSHPPPSAVIE; from the coding sequence ATGGGGACTGTACCAGATCCTTCAGGGTCTAACAAGTCATCACCTACAGCAAAAGAGGAGGAATGCCCTTCTGTATCCCAGGAGGATGCTCTACAGCTTAAACGGACAATGTCAAATAACAATGGGAATGTTGGACAAATCGCAGGCATTTGTACTTCAGATCTAAACTGCAAAGTATCCGTAGAAAGTCCTGGTAATGAAAATATATATGAACTTGAAGAACAGCAAACCAACAAAACATTGTCATCATTCAGGACTTGTACACAGTCAGATACCTTGCCACCCTTGGATTCAAAAAGTATAGAATCACAAGCCATCAATGAAACTAGtcaagatgctgccaccactaaCAGCGCAATACAGTTACAGTCATCTATTGTATCATCTATTCCTGAACATTCGACGATGCCAACTGAGAAACCAGTAACTGAAGAGAGTCACTTGCCAAAAGATGTAACTGTGGTTCAAACAGGTGAAAATCAAGTAGTAAGTAGTAATACAAGCACACAGATGTCTGAAATGTCAAAAAATGTGGACAGTGAAATATTAGATAGTGACAAAAATGGGCACATTCCTTCCCCAAGCCAAGAAACAGTAACTGAGAATAGGCAGACAGAAGCAAGTCTAATCTCCGATCCAgtagaaaatgaagcaaaaatgaATGATCATGACAATGATCCTCTAGCTGTGCAGGATTTACAGTTTAGTCGGACTGAAGAACACGTGAATACAAATGGCAATCATAATACTCAGGATTTACAGTTAGTTTGCAAGTTTAAGGAGATGGGTACAATGACATCTCAGCTCGAGAGCTGGTCGAAGCAAGATGCTGAAGTACAAGCTGTAGCAAATGTAGAAAATAAATCTGTGTCCACTAGTCCGAGTATATTTTCTGCATTTCTGAAATCCAGTTCGCCAGGGCTTAAAGAAAGGCAGGAACAAGTGTGTATAATATATCAGGGCAACCCGGGAAATCCTCAGATGGACCGTGCCAGTTTTGCGTTACATTCACAATTGTCTCAAAACCATTTAGCTCAGAAAGTACGTTTTCAGCCTCCTGATGCAATGGGTTCTCAGCCTCTCCAGATGCACACAAAAAGTCCACCTGATATGATACGGTCCCCCTTTCAGAGACCAGAGCTAGCAAGAAATTCACAGGTTTTATATAGAGGTGAGTTAGATGGACAAGGGTTGTGTCTTAGAGAAAACCACCCTAAGCCACAGATGCAAAAGGCTAATGCCTCTCCAATTTTAATGAATGTAAAACCTGTTTACCAAATAAACATAGAAAATAGTAATCAACCCAAAGCTTGCCAGATGACAAAGGACAAGTTTAATGAGCAGCCTCAGTTTAGGGCAGCTCATGATCTCGGTAGCAAAGCTAGGCTCCATCATTTAAGTGGAACAGAAAACATTCAACTACATAATATTCGGCAAGACAATGAACAGACAGACACTCTTAATGTTCCAGGGGAAGGAAGCTCTGATCGCAAACCTTTTCATTTTAAAATCACTAATGAACAGGGTTCGACCCAGGCAATAATAACCACAGATATAAAAAAGCCAAAGAAAGAAGAAAGACCCACTCCACTTAATATTGAAGTTGAAGTCAACAGTTCTATTGGTGCCACTGGCGGTCATGTAGAAGAAATACTAGAGGTTTTGGTTAGGAAAGATCAAGATGAAGGAGAACATGCCAAAACATCAAGCAGTCTAAGTGTGCAAACCAGACCGGCAACAGATCAGAGTGCAGTACAGCTCACTCCTCGACTAAGAAAAGCTAGGGAAGAGAAAAAGGAACCAGTTCTGGTCACCCTACCTACCTCTGAACCTCCCAAGTCAGTTGGAAAGAAATCAAGTCCAAGTTCAAGTGGAGAGGCTAAAAGCCAGGCAAAACAGCCATCTAAAAGTGTGAAAGATGTGGTATGGGATGAACAGGGCATGACATGGGAAGTTTATGGCGCTTCTAATGACCCAGAGGCCTTAGGAATTGCTATACAGAACCACTTACAAAGACAAATCAGAGAACATGAGAAAATGATTAGGGAAAAATTAAAGCAAAACCGAAAATCGATTTGTTCTGATTCTTCAGGTAAAAAGCACAGGCGAAGACAGCACAGGGTATTCCAATCTATACTCAAGAATTTCAGACGACCTAACTGCTGTAGTCATCCTCCTCCTTCTGCTGTCATAGAATAA